A genomic region of Tamandua tetradactyla isolate mTamTet1 chromosome 2, mTamTet1.pri, whole genome shotgun sequence contains the following coding sequences:
- the LRRC26 gene encoding leucine-rich repeat-containing protein 26: MRSPAYILRRSSPPLLLLLLLSPTWAQVPVASAPSATSGAPDCPEACACAPGGQANCSGRALPAVPTGLSWRARVLLLDHNRVHALPPGAFAGAWALLRLDLRENELRALHPRAFWGLGALQWLDLGGNQLEALAPGTLAPLRALRALSLAGNRLARLEPAALGALPLLRALNLQDNALPALAAATLAALPALDTLRLRGNPWACGCALRPLCTWLRRHPRAAPDAETLLCVMPGRPALRPLAALPDSAFRRCAVPLGPRDLAVVYAVGPASFLASLAACLALGSVVTACRARRRRWAARPLPRRPAAAAPAAPGSPAAQD; the protein is encoded by the exons ATGCGGAGCCCCGCCTATATCTTGCGGCGGTCGTCGCCGCCACTgttgctgctgctactgctgtcGCCCACCTGGGCCCAGGTGCCAGTTGCGTCCGCCCCGTCGGCGACGAGCGGCGCCCCGGACTGCCCCGAGGCGTGCGCGTGCGCGCCAGGAGGCCAGGCCAACTGCTCGGGACGCGCGCTGCCCGCTGTGCCCACGGGCCTGAGCTGGCGCGCACGCGTGCTGCTGCTGGACCACAACCGCGTGCACGCGCTGCCGCCCGGCGCTTTCGCGGGCGCGTGGGCGCTACTGCGCCTGGACCTGCGCGAGAACGAGCTGCGCGCGCTGCACCCGCGGGCCTTCTGGGGCCTGGGCGCGCTGCAGTGGCTCGACCTGGGGGGCAATCAGCTGGAGGCGCTGGCGCCTGGCACTCTAGCGCCTTTGCGCGCGCTGCGTGCCCTCTCGCTGGCCGGCAACCGCTTGGCGCGCCTGGAGCCCGCCGCGCTGGGCGCGCTGCCGCTGCTGCGCGCGCTCAACCTGCAGGACAACGCGCTGCCGGCGCTCGCCGCAGCCACGCTGGCCGCCTTGCCGGCCCTCGACACGCTGCGCCTGCGCGGCAACCCTTGGGCCTGCGGCTGTGCGCTGCGGCCGCTGTGCACCTGGCTGCGCCGGCACCCGCGGGCCGCGCCAG ACGCCGAGACGCTGCTGTGCGTGATGCCGGGCCGCCCGGCGCTGCGCCCGCTGGCCGCCCTCCCAGACAGCGCCTTCCGCCGCTGCGCGGTGCCTCTCGGACCGCGGGACCTGGCCGTGGTCTACGCCGTCGGGCCCGCCTCCTTCCTCGCCAGCCTGGCCGCCTGCCTGGCGCTAGGCTCGGTGGTCACCGCCTGccgcgcccgccgccgccgctggGCCGCCCGTCCCCTGCCCAGGAGACCGGCCGCCGCCGCGCCCGCGGCCCCCGGGAGCCCCGCAGCCCAGGATTGA
- the TMEM210 gene encoding transmembrane protein 210: MAPPPQPYSCLACHPLCLICWSLLLIPAAAGPYCECSLGLSREALIALLVVLAGVSASCFCALVIVVIGVMRAKGESKASRHTESRLVGHFGVQEDHMDLHTMHMESHIIDPELEATMMAPLNEQDLVAIPAIPMEVLAPPEELQAPLPQPPPPPPPPPPPPPPPPPPPPPPSSPPPPPTLIE, encoded by the exons ATggcgccccctccccagccttaCTCCTGCCTGGCCTGCCACCCCCTCTGCCTGATATGTTGGTCCCTTTTGCTCATCCCTGCTGCAG CTGGTCCCTATTGCGAGTGCAGCCTGGGCCTCAGCCGCGAGGCCCTCATCGCTCTGCTTGTGGTGCTGGCCGGCGTCAGTGCCAGCTGCTTCTGTGCCCTCGTTATCGTGGTGATTGGGGTCATGCGGGCCAAGGG TGAATCCAAGGCCTCCAGACACACGGAAAGCAG ACTGGTGGGGCACTTTGGGGTCCAGGAAGACCACATGGACTTGCACACCATGCACATGGAGTCCCACATCATTGACCCTGAGCTGGAGGCCACCATGATGGCACCCCTGAACGAGCAAGACCTCGTAGCCATCCCCGCCATCCCCATGGAGGTACTGGCCCCGCCAGAGGAACTCCAGGCACCGCTACCGCAgccgccaccgccaccgccgccgccaccgccgccgccgccgccgccacccccaccaccgccaccaccatcatcgccaccaccacccccaaccctGATCGAGTAA